The sequence below is a genomic window from Halomonas halophila.
GACGTGATGCCGGAGATCCAGCGCACCCGCGAGCAGATCCGGCGCTTCTCCGAGGCGGTACGCAGCGGCGAGTGGAAGGGCTACAGCGGCGAGCGCATCAAGGACGTGGTCAACATCGGCATCGGCGGCTCGGACCTGGGCCCCAACATGGCCTGCCGCGCGCTGCTCAAGTACCGCCACCCGGAGCTCAACTTCCACTTCGTCTCCAACGTCGACGGCGCCCACATCCAGAAGGTGCTCAGCGGTCTCGATCCGGCCACCACGCTGTTCATCGTCTCCACCAAGACCTTCTCCACCCAGGAGACGCTGCTCAACGCCAAGACCGCGCGGCGCTGGTTCCTTGAGCACGCCGGCGAGGACGCCGACGTGGGCGCGCACTTCGTCGCCGCCTCCACCAACCGCAAGGCGGCGATGGCGTTCGGCATCCGCGAGGAGAACGTCTTCGAATTCTGGGCCTGGGTCGGCGGGCGCTACTCCATGTGGTCGTCGATCGGCCTGCCGATCGCCCTGGCCGTAGGCTTCGAGGGCTTCATGGAGATGCTCGAAGGCGCCTACGAGATGGACCAGCACTTCCTGAACGCGCCCCACGACGCCAACATGCCGGTGCTGATGGCGCTGATCGGGATCTGGTACATCAACTTCGCCGGCGCCGAGACCCACGCCATCGTGCCCTACGATCAGGCGCTGCATCAGCTGCCGTCCTTCCTGCAGCAGCTCGACATGGAGTCCAACGGCAAGTCGGTGGACATCTTCGGGCATCCGGTCGACTACAAGACCGGGCCGATCGTCTGGGGCCAGACCGGCTCCAACGGCCAGCACGCCTTCTTCCAGCTGCTGCACCAGGGCACCCGCTACGTGCCGATCGACTTCATCGCCTCGCTCAAGCCCGAGCCCGGCATGGAGGACCACCACTTCGCGCTGCTGACCAACATGCTGGCCCAGGCCAACGCCTTCATGGAGGGCAGCCAGAAGGGCAGCGACCTGGACCCCTACAGCTGCCCGGGCAACCGCCCCTCCAGCACCCTGCTGCTCGACGAGCTGACGCCGAAGAACCTCGGCGCGCTGATCGCCCTGTACGAGCACAAGGTCTTCGTCCAGGGGGTGATCTGGAACATCAACTCCTTCGACCAGTGGGGCGTGCAGCTGGGCAAGCGCATCGCCGGCGAGATCAGCGAGCGCATCGACGAGCACAGCCAGGACTTCGACGGCTCCACCCAGGGCCTGCTGACCCTGGTGCGCGAGCACTTCCCGAGCCAGAAGCGCCAGGCCGACGCCGGCGAGGCCCCCAAGGCCAAGCCGGAACCGAAACCCAAGCGCAACAAGGCCTCGAGCTGATGCCGCGATGAACCGAAGCAGGGCTTCGGGCGCTTATGATCCTCAGACATGGGGCGAACGCCGGTGACCTGAGGCGTTGCTTCGGGCGCCTATAACCTCAGACGCGGGGGGCGGGCGCCTATAAAGCGCCGCGCCCGACCCGCTGCCCCCACCAGGCGGCGCCCAGCCACAGCGGCACGCTGCCGACGCCATAGGCCAGCGCCAGCCCGGGGCGCGACGTCTCCAGCAGATAGAGCGTCTCCAGGCCGAACAGCGAGAAGGTGGTGAAACCGCCGCAGAAGCCGGCCACCAGGAAGGGCTGCCAGCGGGCAGCATGGCCGGTGAGGCGGCGGGCCGCCCGGGCGGCGAAGGCGGCGATCAGCCAGGAGCCGATCAGGTTGACCGCCAGCGTCCCCCACAGGAAGGCGCTGCCCAGCGCCTGCATCACGCCGAGCCCCACCAGATGGCGCGCCAGCGCCCCCAGACCACTGCCGAGCCCTACCGCCAGATAGCTCCGCCAGCCCGTCATGCGCCGCCTCCGGCCAGCCACCAGCCCAGCGCCGCAGCGGCCACGCCCGCGATCAGGGTGACCAGCACGTTGACCGCGGCCGGGCCGGGGCGCCCTTCCTGCCACAGGGTCAGGGTCTGCAGGCTGAAGGACGACACCGTGGTGAAGCCGCCCAGCCCGCCGACCGCCAGCAGCGACCAGGCGGGCGATGCCGTCATCGGCCAGCCCAGCGCCGGCGCCAGGGCGCCGATCGCCAGACAGCCCAGCACGTTCACCGCCAGGGTGCCCCAGGGGAAACCGCGCCCCAGCCAGCGTGCCGCCAGCTCGCCCACCGCCAGACGGGCCATGCCGCCCAGCGCGCCTCCCATCGCCACCAGGCCCAGCCCCAGGATACCGACGCTCATGGTGCGTCTCCGCGTGAATTCGCGACCATGCTAGCCGAGCCGAGAAGGCACCACAAAAAACGCCACCCCGGGGAGGGATGGCGCAACGTCATGCTTGCTTGCAGGAAACGTCGCCGTTCAGGCTTGAAGACCAAGGTGACACAATATTCGACATATGTACAACTCTCGTACACCATTGTAATACCGCCGAGACTCGACGCCTTTCCCCCAGACTGGGAAGATGCCGACTATTGCCATGCTTCACACCCACGCCACGACAAGGAGGCCCATCGCGTGACGCTCCCCAGACGAACCCTCTATCTGATCAGCGGCTGGCTGCTGGCCTGCCTGCTGCTGGTCTCGGGCCCGCTGCAGGCGCAGTCGCCCGAGGGCCAGCAGGCGGCCAACGCCACCCTGGCCAGCCTGCTGGAGAACCCCGAGACCCGTCAGCAGCTGATCGACCAGCTGCGCGCCCAGGCCCAGGCGCCGGCCGAGGCCGCCACCGAGGCGGCCCAGGACGTCGCCAGCGAGCCCTCGCTGCCCCGCCAGCTGGCCGACGCCACCAGCCACATCGTCGATGAGCTAGGCGGCCAGATCGGCGGCGCGGTCGATACCCTGGCCGGCCTGTTCGGCGGCAACCTGGTCGATGACGGCGGCTTCGACATGAGCGCCGTCACCAGCGCCGCCATCAACCTGGGCCTGGTAATCCTGGCGACCTTCGTGCTGTTCCTCGCCATCCGCCGCCTCGCCAGGCCATTCTTCACTCGGCTCAGCCAGTGGTCGCTGAACGGCCAGGGCCTGCAGCCGCTGCTGCGGCTGGTGATCTGCGTTGCGGTGGCGGCGCTGATCGACGCCCTGGTGGTGGCGCTGGCCTACGTCGGCGGCAACCTGGTGGCGACCTTCGCGGTGGGCGAGAGCGGCGAGCTGTCGACCCGCGCCTCGCTGTTCCTCAACGCCTTCCTGGTCATCGAACTGCTCAAGGCCGCGGTGCGCATGCTGTTCGCCTCGCACTACGAGGGGCTGCGCCTGCTGCCCATCGGCGCCGCCAACGCCAGCTACTGGAACCGCTGGATCGCCCGGCTGATCGGCCTGGCCGGCTACGGCCTGATGGTGGTCGTGCCGCTGGTCAACGCCTACCTGTCACCGGCGCTGGGCAGCGCCGTGGGCACCCTGATCATGCTTGGCGCCTACGTCTATGCCGTGGCCGTGGTGATGCGCAATCGCCAGGCGCTGCGCCAGGCCCTGAACCATAAGGCCGGGCAGACCACCATGACCGCCAGCCGGGTCTCGCTGCAGCTGTTCGCTCGTACCTGGCACCTGTTCGCCCTGGCCTACTTCACGGTGGTGCTGGTGCTGACGCTGACCCGGCCCGAGACCGCCCTGCCCTTCGTGCTGCTGGCCACCCTCAAGACGCTGGTCACGGTGCTGGCGGGCATGCTGGTGTCCTCCTTCCTGACACAGACCATCGGCCGGCGCATCCGCCTGGGCGATGACCTGCGCCGCAAGCTGCCGATGCTCGAGGCGCGACTCAACCACTACGTGCCCACCGCGCTGCGAGTGGTGCGCGCGGTGATCCTGATCGTGGTGGCAATGCTGGTGCTGAACGCCTGGGGCGCCTTCGACCTCGCCGCCTGGTACGCCTCCGAGGCGGGTCGCGGCCTGATCGGCAAGCTGCTCAGCGTGTTTGTGATCCTGGTGGTGGCTGCCGCCGCCTGGCTGGGACTGGCCAGCCTGATCGAGCACAAACTCAACCCCGAGACCGGCGGCGGCGTGCCTTCGGCCCGCGCCCAGACGCTGCTGGCGCTGTTCCGCAACGCCCTGGCCATCGCCCTGGTCACGCTGACGGCAATGATCGTGCTGTCCGAGATCGGCATCAACATCGGGCCGCTGATCGCCGGCGCCGGTGTGCTGGGCCTGGCCATCGGCTTCGGCGCCCAGAAGCTGGTGCAGGACATCATCACCGGCGTCTTCATCCAGGTGGAGAACGCCATGAACACCGGCGACGTGATCACGGTGGGCGGCGTCACCGGGGTGGCCGAGAAGCTGAGCATCCGCTCGGTGGGCATCCGCGATCTGAACGGCACCTACCACATCGTGCCCTTCTCCAGCGTCGACACCGTGTCCAACTACATGCGTGATTTCGCCTACCACGTCGGCGAGTACGGCATCGCCTACCGCGAGGACATCGACGAGGCGATCCAGGTGCTTCGCAATGCCTTCGAGGATCTCAAGGCCGACGAGGAGCACAACGTCAACCTGCTGGAGCCGCTGGAGGTCGCCGGAGTCATCGCACTGGCCGACAGCTCGGTGAACATCCGCGTGCGGATCAAGACCACGCCGGGCACCCAATGGGCCACCGGCCGCGCCTTCAACCGGCTGGTCAAGCTGCACTTCGACGCCGCGGGCATCGAGATCCCCTTCCCGCACACCACGCTGTACTTCGGCGAGGACAAGGACGGCGGCGCACCGCCGGCCCGGGTGCGCGTGCTCGAGAAAAAAGCATCGCGCCAGAGCAGCCAGAGCGACGTGGAGGAAGAGGTGCACTTCGGCCCCGCCGACACCCAGAACTCCCAGGAGGTCCACAACGACGAGGACGGCTGAGGCCGTCCGGGGCCTTGCCGAGCCCCGAACGCTCGGCACCCATCGGGCGCCAGCGAGACACTCAAGCCGCAATGAAGAAGGGGCTGCCGGTCGGCAGCCCCTTCTTTCGTTTCCGCTGGCTTCGCGGGTGTCGCCCGTCGACTCAGGAGGCCTGCCGGCTACCGTTGCGCGCCAGGGTATCCTCGGGCTCGGTGGGCTGAGGCAGCGAGGGCAGCGACTTGTCGAGCATCTCGACGCTCTGGCGGTAGTAGAGCTGACTCTTGTTGTGCTCGCCCAGGTTAGCGTAGAGCCTCGCCAGCTCGGCGCACACCACCCCGCTCGGACGCTGACGCTGGCTGGCCTCGAAGTACTCCTGGGCCTTGCCCCAGTAGGCGTTGCGCAACGACAGGCGACCCAGGGTCAGCAGCAGGTCCGGGTCATTGGGCCGCTCCTGCAGCCACTTCTCGGCCACCACCAGCTGGCGGGCGGCGTCCACCTCGAGCAGGCCGTAGCGCAGCACCAGGCGGCTGTCCCACTGCTCCTTGAGCGAGTGGCGCAGCAGGCGCTCGGCGATGCCCTGCTCGTTGCCGCGCACCAGCGCCTCGGCGTAGAGCACGATCAGCTCGACGTTGTTGCGCAGCGGCTCGGGCATGTCGGCCCACAGGTTGCGGACGCGCTCGATATCGCCCGGCTGACGCGCCTCGCGGCCGATCAGCTCGCGGTAGGCCTGCAGTTCGAGCTGATCGCGCTCCTCCGGCGAGATCAGCTGCTGGGCCCCCAGCCGCGGCATCAGGCGGCGCAGGCCGTCCCAGTCGCTGAGGCTGATGTAGGCCTGCTTGAGCTGCTTGAGCACCTGCGGGTGATTGGGCAGATGGCGGTCCAGGCGGGTGAGGATGGCCAGCGCCTCCTCGTACTGCTGGCGATCCAGCATCAGCTGGGCCTGCATCATGCCCACCGCGGTGTCGGCGCCCTCGGTGCTGAGGTGAGCGCGCTTGAGCAGGGTGTCGGCCTGCTCGTAGCGGCCCTGGTAGTGGGCCGCCAGCGCCGCGGAGAGGTAATTGACCAGCGGCGTGCTGGAATCGTCCGCGGCCTTGACCAGCGACTTCTCGGCGCGCTTCCAGCGGCCCTCGGCCAGCGCCACCAGGCCGCGCACGGTGCGCTTCATGGCGGTGCGGTTGCGTGAGCGGCTGTTCCACACCTTGAAACGCGACACCGGCCGCGACAGGCGCATCAGCAGGCGCAGCGCGAAGTGCAGCACGATGAAGGCGGCCAGCAGCAGCACCAGGCCGAACCAGAAGGAGGTCTGGTAGGAGGTGTCGCCGACCCGCACCAGCCAGTAGCCGGGCACCGACATCATCAGCTGGCCGAACAGGGCCCCCACCGCGAGCCCGACGACGATGAGCAGGATCAGCTTTCTCATGACGCGCCTCCCTGGCCGTTGCCGCTAGCCTCGAAGCGACGATCGACGAACTCGGCCAGCGCCTGCTGGGAGGCACTGATGTCCGGCAGCTCGGGGCGGATGGTGCGACCCTGGAGCGCCTCGAGCTGGTTCAGGACCGCCTGCACGCCCTCGTCGTCGGTATCGTAGTAGCCGTCGATCAGGGTCAACGCCTTGTCGAGGCTGGCGTCGTAGAGTTCCTGCTCTTCCTTGAGCAGTGCCAGCTGGGCCTGCTCGAGGATCAGCCGCACGCTCTGGCGCAGGTAGGACTCCTGCTCCGGCGTGATCAGCGCTTCCATCGCCTCGCCATGCTGGCGCACGGTGACCAGGTCCTTGAGCTCCTCGCCGAAGCGCGAGAGCTGCTGCTGCCAGCCGCCGCTCGGCGCCTCCTCGATGGTGGAGTTGGCGGCGATCTCCTCGATGTCCTGGGCCAGCGGCAGCCCGGCGATCCGCTCCTGCTGGGCGTTGAGCGCCAGGTAGAGGCCGGTGCGGTCGACCCGGGGCACGGCCTCCAGCGCGGCCAGCTCGGAGGCGATCTCGCGGCGCACCGGCAGCAGCGCCGGGTTGTCCGCCTCGCGCAGCCGGGCATCGGCGGTGCGCAGCAGCGCCATGGCACCCTCGACGTCACGCTCGAGCTGCAGGCGCTGGTTGGCCAGGCGCAGCAGATAGGCGGCCTCGGCGTGGAGCCAGTCGCGCTCGTCGGTCTGCTGTTCGCTGGCCAGCTCCTCGAGCACCCGGTCGAGGGCGTCGTCGACGCTGCCGCGGTAGTCGGAGAACTCGCTGCGCAGGTCGCTGATGGCGGCATCGCGCTCGCTCTGGCCGTTCTCCAGCCGCGAGGCCAGGTCATCCAGCGCGCCCTGGGTCGCGGGCTGCTCGGGCAGCGCGGCCAGGTCCTGGCGCTGGGCGTCGAGGCGCTGCCAGACCTGCCAGCCGAAGTAGGCGCCGCCGGCGCCGAGCAGGATCACCAGGCCCAGCGCCACGGCGCCGGCCTTGCTTCCACCGGACGCGTCGGGCTTGGCGGACGCCTGCTGAGAAGATGCCTTGTCGCCGTTCGACTCGCTGCCCTTGGCCGCGCCGCCGCCCTTGCCACGACGCCGGGACCGGCGTGAGGAAGTGCCGCTGCTCGGGTTCGCCTCGGCCTCGACCTGGGGCGACGAGTCGGCGCCATTCCCGGCGCCGGAGGGCGTCTGTTGTTCGTCCTGATCGTTTTGTTGCTTGCTCATCTGTCGCTAGCCCTTTTCGAGATCGTCATGATCGACATCGGCCCTCTCCGGGTCTGCCTCGGCCACGGCCTTCGCCAGCGTGGCGGGCGTGGCTCCCGCCGCCACCACGGGGCGACGAAACCCCAGCGTGCCGGCCAGTGTAGCCAACCGGGTACTGGACACGATTAGCGGTTGGTGCAAGGCGGCGCGCGAGCACCATCTTGCCAGATGTTCGAGGATTTCTCCGCTGGTCACCACCAGGGCGCGATAGTCGCCCGTGGCGAGCCGGCCGGCGAACGCCGCGTCGGGGTCGAGCAGGCGGCGGCGATAGAGCGCCAGCCGGGTCAGTCGCCCCCCCCTTTCGGCGAGCGTCTCGCCGAGCAGCGCCCGGCCGCCCTCGCCCGCCGCCAGCAGCACCTTCTGCTCGTCGAGTCGCGCGAGCGACCCCAGGCCGAGCAGCGCCTCGCTGGTATCGCCGCCGCCGGCCGGCGGCACATGCACGCGCACGCCCAGCTCGCGGTGCAGCACCTCGGCGGTGGCCGCGCCCACGGCATAGTAGTCGATGCCCACCGGCAGCTGCGGCCAGTAGCGGTCCAGCGCCTCGGCCAGGCATTCGGCGGCGAAGGGACTGACCACCACCACCCGCCGGAACTGATCGAAGTCCAGCCAGGCGGCCCGCTGCTCGGCGGTTTCCGGCAGAGCCTCTAGGGCCATGGCCTCGCCGTGCTCGACGGCGAAGCCCCGCGAGGCGATGGCCTCGGCCAGCGCCGCGGCCCGGGGGCCGGGGCGACAGATCAGCACCGGCGCGCTCGCCATCAGCCGGCGCCGTAGACCTCGGCGAGGATGTCGCCGGCGCCCATCTCGAGCAACTCCTCGGCGACGCGGATGCCGAGCGCCTCGGGCTCGTGGATCGAACCGCGGCCCTCGGCGCGCAGCACCTCGGTGCCCTCGGGGTTGCCGACCAGGGCGCGCAGCCACAGGGTCTGGCCGTCGTCCTCGAACACCGCATGGCCGCCGATCGGCACCTGGCAGCCGCCCTCGAGGCGGGTGTTCATGGCGCGCTCGGCGCGCACTCGGGTGGCGGTGGCCGGATCGTCCAGCGGCGCCAGCAGCGAGATCAGCTCGGCGTCGTGCATGCGGCACTCGATGCCCAGCGCGCCCTGGCCGCAGGCCGGCAGGCAGACCTCCGGTGGCAGCTCCATGGTGATGCGGTCGCCGAGCCCCAGGCGCTTGAGCCCAGAGGTGGCCAGCAGGATGGCGTCGAACTCGCCGTCGTCGAGCTTGCCGAGGCGGGTCTGGACGTTGCCGCGCAGGCTCAGCACCTCGAGGTCGGGGCGCGCCTCGCGCATCTGCAGGCCGCGGCGCAGGCTGGAAGTGCCGACGCGCGCGCCTTCGGGCAGTTCGTCCAGCGAGGCGTAGTGGTTGGAGACGAAGGCATCGGTGGGCTCGGCGCCCTCGAGGATCACCGACAGCCCCAGGCTCTCGGGGAAATGCATCGGCACGTCCTTCATGGAATGCACCGCGATGTCGGCGCGGCCGTCGAGCATCGCCTCCTCGAGTTCCTTGACGAACAGCCCCTTGCCGCCGACCTTGGCCAGCGGCGTGTCGAGGATCTTGTCGCCGCGGGTGGACATCGGCACCAGCTCCACCTTGAGCTCGGGGTGCGTCGCCATCAGGCGGTCACGGACGTATTCGGCCTGCCACAGGGCCAGCTGGCTCTTGCGGGTGGCGATACGCAACGTTGTCATGGCTTGCACAGGCTTCTCTCCGTCCCGGTTCATAGCGCCGGCGCCTCCCATCGCGCGGGCGCCCGGTGATCTCTGATATCACTTCATCATAAAGGACCCGGCAGGCCAGGAAAATCGCCGCCCCGCCA
It includes:
- the pgi gene encoding glucose-6-phosphate isomerase is translated as MFQLTRSVTWQALKRLHADTAHDRIADYFTADPQRFDKMSLRVGGLFLDYSKHHISAAVLEKLLELVDHSALVQRRAQMFSGDIINVTEDRPVLHTALRNVGEGPLMVDGQDVMPEIQRTREQIRRFSEAVRSGEWKGYSGERIKDVVNIGIGGSDLGPNMACRALLKYRHPELNFHFVSNVDGAHIQKVLSGLDPATTLFIVSTKTFSTQETLLNAKTARRWFLEHAGEDADVGAHFVAASTNRKAAMAFGIREENVFEFWAWVGGRYSMWSSIGLPIALAVGFEGFMEMLEGAYEMDQHFLNAPHDANMPVLMALIGIWYINFAGAETHAIVPYDQALHQLPSFLQQLDMESNGKSVDIFGHPVDYKTGPIVWGQTGSNGQHAFFQLLHQGTRYVPIDFIASLKPEPGMEDHHFALLTNMLAQANAFMEGSQKGSDLDPYSCPGNRPSSTLLLDELTPKNLGALIALYEHKVFVQGVIWNINSFDQWGVQLGKRIAGEISERIDEHSQDFDGSTQGLLTLVREHFPSQKRQADAGEAPKAKPEPKPKRNKASS
- the crcB gene encoding fluoride efflux transporter CrcB, whose translation is MSVGILGLGLVAMGGALGGMARLAVGELAARWLGRGFPWGTLAVNVLGCLAIGALAPALGWPMTASPAWSLLAVGGLGGFTTVSSFSLQTLTLWQEGRPGPAAVNVLVTLIAGVAAAALGWWLAGGGA
- a CDS encoding fluoride efflux transporter FluC, translating into MTGWRSYLAVGLGSGLGALARHLVGLGVMQALGSAFLWGTLAVNLIGSWLIAAFAARAARRLTGHAARWQPFLVAGFCGGFTTFSLFGLETLYLLETSRPGLALAYGVGSVPLWLGAAWWGQRVGRGAL
- the hemC gene encoding hydroxymethylbilane synthase, which produces MTTLRIATRKSQLALWQAEYVRDRLMATHPELKVELVPMSTRGDKILDTPLAKVGGKGLFVKELEEAMLDGRADIAVHSMKDVPMHFPESLGLSVILEGAEPTDAFVSNHYASLDELPEGARVGTSSLRRGLQMREARPDLEVLSLRGNVQTRLGKLDDGEFDAILLATSGLKRLGLGDRITMELPPEVCLPACGQGALGIECRMHDAELISLLAPLDDPATATRVRAERAMNTRLEGGCQVPIGGHAVFEDDGQTLWLRALVGNPEGTEVLRAEGRGSIHEPEALGIRVAEELLEMGAGDILAEVYGAG
- a CDS encoding uroporphyrinogen-III C-methyltransferase, which produces MSKQQNDQDEQQTPSGAGNGADSSPQVEAEANPSSGTSSRRSRRRGKGGGAAKGSESNGDKASSQQASAKPDASGGSKAGAVALGLVILLGAGGAYFGWQVWQRLDAQRQDLAALPEQPATQGALDDLASRLENGQSERDAAISDLRSEFSDYRGSVDDALDRVLEELASEQQTDERDWLHAEAAYLLRLANQRLQLERDVEGAMALLRTADARLREADNPALLPVRREIASELAALEAVPRVDRTGLYLALNAQQERIAGLPLAQDIEEIAANSTIEEAPSGGWQQQLSRFGEELKDLVTVRQHGEAMEALITPEQESYLRQSVRLILEQAQLALLKEEQELYDASLDKALTLIDGYYDTDDEGVQAVLNQLEALQGRTIRPELPDISASQQALAEFVDRRFEASGNGQGGAS
- the ybiO gene encoding mechanosensitive channel protein, giving the protein MTLPRRTLYLISGWLLACLLLVSGPLQAQSPEGQQAANATLASLLENPETRQQLIDQLRAQAQAPAEAATEAAQDVASEPSLPRQLADATSHIVDELGGQIGGAVDTLAGLFGGNLVDDGGFDMSAVTSAAINLGLVILATFVLFLAIRRLARPFFTRLSQWSLNGQGLQPLLRLVICVAVAALIDALVVALAYVGGNLVATFAVGESGELSTRASLFLNAFLVIELLKAAVRMLFASHYEGLRLLPIGAANASYWNRWIARLIGLAGYGLMVVVPLVNAYLSPALGSAVGTLIMLGAYVYAVAVVMRNRQALRQALNHKAGQTTMTASRVSLQLFARTWHLFALAYFTVVLVLTLTRPETALPFVLLATLKTLVTVLAGMLVSSFLTQTIGRRIRLGDDLRRKLPMLEARLNHYVPTALRVVRAVILIVVAMLVLNAWGAFDLAAWYASEAGRGLIGKLLSVFVILVVAAAAWLGLASLIEHKLNPETGGGVPSARAQTLLALFRNALAIALVTLTAMIVLSEIGINIGPLIAGAGVLGLAIGFGAQKLVQDIITGVFIQVENAMNTGDVITVGGVTGVAEKLSIRSVGIRDLNGTYHIVPFSSVDTVSNYMRDFAYHVGEYGIAYREDIDEAIQVLRNAFEDLKADEEHNVNLLEPLEVAGVIALADSSVNIRVRIKTTPGTQWATGRAFNRLVKLHFDAAGIEIPFPHTTLYFGEDKDGGAPPARVRVLEKKASRQSSQSDVEEEVHFGPADTQNSQEVHNDEDG
- a CDS encoding heme biosynthesis HemY N-terminal domain-containing protein, whose protein sequence is MRKLILLIVVGLAVGALFGQLMMSVPGYWLVRVGDTSYQTSFWFGLVLLLAAFIVLHFALRLLMRLSRPVSRFKVWNSRSRNRTAMKRTVRGLVALAEGRWKRAEKSLVKAADDSSTPLVNYLSAALAAHYQGRYEQADTLLKRAHLSTEGADTAVGMMQAQLMLDRQQYEEALAILTRLDRHLPNHPQVLKQLKQAYISLSDWDGLRRLMPRLGAQQLISPEERDQLELQAYRELIGREARQPGDIERVRNLWADMPEPLRNNVELIVLYAEALVRGNEQGIAERLLRHSLKEQWDSRLVLRYGLLEVDAARQLVVAEKWLQERPNDPDLLLTLGRLSLRNAYWGKAQEYFEASQRQRPSGVVCAELARLYANLGEHNKSQLYYRQSVEMLDKSLPSLPQPTEPEDTLARNGSRQAS
- a CDS encoding uroporphyrinogen-III synthase, whose protein sequence is MASAPVLICRPGPRAAALAEAIASRGFAVEHGEAMALEALPETAEQRAAWLDFDQFRRVVVVSPFAAECLAEALDRYWPQLPVGIDYYAVGAATAEVLHRELGVRVHVPPAGGGDTSEALLGLGSLARLDEQKVLLAAGEGGRALLGETLAERGGRLTRLALYRRRLLDPDAAFAGRLATGDYRALVVTSGEILEHLARWCSRAALHQPLIVSSTRLATLAGTLGFRRPVVAAGATPATLAKAVAEADPERADVDHDDLEKG